The following are encoded in a window of Mycobacteroides chelonae CCUG 47445 genomic DNA:
- the bluB gene encoding 5,6-dimethylbenzimidazole synthase, translating to MDVYQAIATRRDVRAEFTGEVIDDATLMKLLQAAHRAPSVGNSQPWDFVVVRDSEVLENFAAHVAEQRERFADSLPSERRKTFDPIKIEGICESGTGVVVTYDHGRGGPHVLGRHTIADAGLFSAVLAIQNLWLAAVTEGIGVGWVSFYEEQFLAELIGAPTHIRPIAWLCVGPVREFAERPDLERFGWRSGRPLEDAVHWGRYRET from the coding sequence ATGGACGTCTACCAGGCCATCGCTACCCGCCGGGACGTACGCGCGGAGTTCACCGGAGAGGTCATCGACGATGCGACGTTGATGAAGCTGCTGCAGGCCGCGCATCGCGCGCCCAGCGTGGGGAACAGCCAGCCCTGGGATTTCGTGGTGGTGCGCGATTCCGAGGTTCTGGAGAACTTCGCGGCCCATGTTGCCGAGCAGCGTGAGCGATTCGCGGACAGCCTCCCCTCAGAGCGGCGAAAGACCTTCGATCCCATCAAGATTGAGGGAATCTGCGAAAGCGGTACCGGGGTGGTGGTCACCTACGATCACGGCCGTGGTGGTCCGCATGTCTTGGGGCGGCACACCATTGCCGATGCGGGCCTGTTTTCGGCGGTGCTCGCGATCCAGAACCTGTGGCTCGCCGCGGTCACCGAAGGGATCGGCGTCGGCTGGGTGTCGTTCTATGAAGAACAGTTCCTGGCCGAATTAATCGGCGCGCCAACGCACATCAGACCGATCGCCTGGTTGTGCGTCGGGCCGGTGCGTGAGTTCGCCGAGCGGCCCGATCTGGAACGATTCGGCTGGCGCAGCGGGCGTCCGTTGGAAGACGCCGTGCACTGGGGCCGCTACCGAGAGACCTAG
- a CDS encoding crotonase/enoyl-CoA hydratase family protein — translation MSDWKAFTVETTGHIAQVTLIGPGKGNAMGPDFWRELPLIFTELDADPEIRAIVLAAAGSHFSYGLDLAAMAGTFMPLLADKALARPRTEFLDEIRRLQASVTAVAACRKPVIAAVQGWCIGGGVDLIAAADIRYASAEAKFSVREAKVAIVADIGSLHRLPPIIGDGHLRELAFTGKDIDAARAEKIGLVNDVFDTPEATLEAAHATAAEIAANPPLVVQGVKDVLGRERESVVADGLKYVSTWNAAFLPSEDLQEAIGAVFEKREPDFKGR, via the coding sequence ATGAGCGACTGGAAAGCCTTCACCGTCGAGACCACGGGGCACATCGCCCAGGTCACCCTCATCGGGCCCGGTAAGGGCAATGCGATGGGACCCGATTTCTGGCGGGAACTGCCGCTGATCTTCACCGAACTCGACGCCGACCCGGAGATACGGGCGATCGTGCTCGCGGCCGCCGGCTCCCATTTCAGTTACGGGCTGGACCTGGCCGCGATGGCGGGCACCTTCATGCCGCTGCTGGCCGATAAGGCGCTGGCCAGGCCGCGCACCGAGTTCCTCGACGAGATACGGAGGCTGCAGGCCTCAGTGACCGCCGTAGCAGCCTGCCGCAAGCCCGTGATCGCCGCGGTGCAGGGCTGGTGCATCGGTGGGGGCGTCGACCTCATCGCGGCCGCCGATATCCGGTATGCAAGTGCCGAGGCGAAGTTCAGTGTGCGCGAGGCAAAGGTCGCGATTGTCGCCGATATTGGCTCGCTGCATCGTCTTCCACCGATCATCGGTGATGGCCACCTGCGTGAACTGGCCTTCACCGGCAAGGACATCGATGCCGCTCGGGCCGAGAAGATCGGTCTCGTCAACGATGTGTTCGACACCCCCGAGGCAACGCTGGAGGCCGCGCATGCCACCGCTGCCGAGATCGCGGCCAACCCCCCGCTGGTGGTGCAGGGCGTCAAAGACGTGCTGGGCCGCGAGCGCGAAAGCGTGGTTGCCGACGGCCTCAAGTACGTGTCCACCTGGAACGCCGCCTTCCTGCCGTCGGAGGACTTGCAGGAAGCCATCGGTGCGGTCTTCGAGAAGCGGGAACCCGACTTCAAGGGACGCTAG
- a CDS encoding NCS2 family permease produces MNGLVDRFFRISERQSTLGREVRGGIVTFFAMAYIVVLNPLIIGGEPGRAHNADVLGHVLPVGQVAAVTALAAGVMSILFGFIANYPFALAAGLGINSLLAVSFASQMSWPEAMGLVIVDGLVIVALGISGFRTAVFHAIPDELKAAIAAGIGCFIAFIGFVDAGFVRRIPDAANTTVPVGLGIDNSVATIPTLIFAAGVLLMGILVVCKVRGGLLIGIVVMTGISMLAQALTERGAQPADAKGWNLTVPAWPSSAGGMPDLSLLGQVDMFGAFTRVGVLSATVLVFALVLSNFFDAMGTMTGLGKEAALTDEHGTLPGIGRALSVEGVGAVVGGVSSSSSNTVFVESASGIAEGARTGLANVVTGLLFLAAMFFTPLYSVVPLEAAAPALVVVGAMMIGQLRSIDLTRFEYALPCFLTVVTMPFTYSIANGIGVGFISWVVLAVVSGERGSRLRAVHPLLYVVAGLFVVYFAKGPIESLIT; encoded by the coding sequence ATGAATGGCCTAGTCGACCGGTTCTTCCGGATCTCCGAGCGGCAGTCGACGCTGGGGCGGGAAGTTCGCGGTGGGATCGTCACCTTTTTCGCGATGGCGTACATCGTGGTGCTCAACCCGCTCATTATCGGTGGCGAGCCGGGACGCGCGCACAACGCTGACGTGCTGGGCCATGTGCTGCCGGTGGGTCAGGTGGCGGCGGTAACGGCCCTGGCCGCCGGGGTGATGTCCATACTGTTCGGGTTCATCGCCAACTACCCGTTCGCGCTTGCCGCGGGGCTGGGCATCAACAGTCTGCTCGCGGTGTCCTTTGCGTCGCAGATGAGCTGGCCCGAGGCCATGGGGTTGGTGATTGTCGACGGCCTGGTCATTGTGGCGCTGGGTATCTCAGGTTTCCGCACCGCGGTGTTCCATGCCATTCCCGATGAGCTGAAGGCGGCGATCGCCGCCGGAATCGGATGCTTCATCGCATTCATCGGCTTCGTCGACGCCGGGTTTGTGCGGCGCATCCCCGACGCGGCGAACACCACCGTGCCGGTTGGTTTGGGAATCGACAACTCGGTGGCCACCATCCCGACCCTGATCTTCGCCGCTGGCGTGCTGTTGATGGGAATTCTGGTGGTGTGCAAGGTTCGTGGCGGACTGCTCATCGGCATCGTCGTGATGACGGGGATCTCGATGCTCGCGCAGGCGCTGACCGAACGCGGTGCGCAGCCCGCCGATGCCAAGGGATGGAACCTCACCGTGCCCGCGTGGCCGTCCTCGGCGGGCGGCATGCCGGACCTCAGTCTGCTCGGTCAGGTGGACATGTTCGGCGCATTCACCCGGGTGGGTGTGCTGTCGGCGACGGTGCTGGTGTTCGCGCTGGTGCTCTCGAACTTCTTCGACGCGATGGGAACCATGACCGGTCTGGGTAAGGAGGCCGCTCTGACCGACGAGCACGGCACCCTGCCGGGAATCGGACGCGCGCTATCGGTGGAGGGTGTCGGTGCGGTCGTTGGCGGCGTCTCCTCCTCGTCCTCGAACACCGTGTTCGTGGAGTCTGCCTCCGGTATCGCCGAGGGCGCCCGGACCGGGCTGGCCAATGTGGTGACCGGCCTGCTGTTCCTGGCGGCGATGTTCTTCACCCCGCTGTATTCGGTGGTGCCGCTGGAGGCCGCGGCGCCGGCCCTGGTGGTGGTGGGCGCCATGATGATCGGCCAGCTGCGCAGCATCGACCTCACCCGCTTCGAGTACGCGTTGCCCTGTTTTCTGACCGTCGTGACCATGCCGTTTACCTATTCGATCGCCAATGGCATCGGTGTGGGGTTCATCAGCTGGGTGGTGCTGGCCGTCGTATCAGGGGAGCGCGGGTCCCGGCTTCGCGCCGTGCATCCGCTGCTGTACGTGGTGGCGGGATTGTTCGTCGTCTACTTCGCCAAGGGTCCGATCGAATCTCTCATCACCTAA
- a CDS encoding dihydrodipicolinate reductase has protein sequence MIKVGVWGPGSMGVVALRAVIDHRDLDLVGVVVHSNAKVGRDAGELCGAEAVGVVATADPDSLVKSDADVVIYAAAANVRPLEAIADMVSLLRAGKNVVSCSVVPLVYPDAVDDALTQPLADAALEGGSSFFTTGIDTGFANDVLPLSLSGISRSISSVRVTEMFNYATYPDEGAVYEILGFGKPPEFEAFAAAPGIFTFGWGPTVHQIAHGLGCEIDRIEESVERLVAEESFETPTGRVEAGTVGAMRSILTGHVEGGRTIVVDHVTRMHDDLAPHWPQPRISMAPRDLGFGGASGRGVYRVEIKGSPDILCELELAEDHDHDLGARIAGAARMVNAIPAVYAAKPGLLSALDLPIITGVGLMGVDPGLSPDSRCVGGETK, from the coding sequence GTGATCAAGGTAGGCGTATGGGGGCCGGGATCGATGGGTGTCGTCGCGCTCCGGGCGGTGATTGACCATCGCGACCTGGATCTGGTTGGTGTGGTGGTGCACAGCAATGCGAAGGTCGGCCGGGATGCGGGGGAGCTGTGCGGGGCCGAGGCTGTCGGTGTCGTCGCCACAGCTGACCCGGATTCGCTGGTGAAGAGCGATGCGGATGTGGTGATCTATGCGGCGGCCGCCAATGTGCGCCCGCTGGAGGCCATCGCCGATATGGTCTCGCTTCTGCGTGCGGGCAAGAATGTGGTCTCATGCTCGGTGGTGCCTTTGGTCTATCCCGACGCTGTAGATGACGCACTGACCCAGCCTCTGGCTGACGCTGCGCTGGAGGGTGGATCGTCGTTCTTCACGACAGGAATCGACACAGGGTTCGCGAATGATGTTCTGCCCCTGTCGCTGTCTGGAATTTCGCGATCTATCAGCTCGGTTCGTGTGACCGAGATGTTCAACTACGCCACCTATCCCGATGAGGGCGCGGTCTACGAGATTCTCGGATTTGGAAAACCTCCCGAGTTTGAGGCCTTCGCGGCGGCGCCGGGCATCTTTACGTTCGGGTGGGGCCCGACGGTGCACCAGATTGCTCATGGACTCGGCTGCGAGATCGACAGAATCGAAGAAAGCGTGGAACGGCTCGTGGCCGAAGAATCGTTCGAAACGCCAACCGGCCGTGTAGAAGCGGGAACCGTGGGCGCGATGAGGTCGATCCTCACCGGCCATGTCGAGGGTGGCCGAACTATCGTCGTCGACCATGTCACCCGAATGCATGATGACTTGGCGCCGCATTGGCCGCAGCCACGGATATCCATGGCGCCAAGGGATCTCGGTTTCGGTGGTGCCAGTGGCCGCGGCGTCTATCGTGTCGAGATCAAGGGGTCGCCAGACATTCTCTGCGAGCTCGAGCTGGCCGAAGACCACGACCATGACCTCGGTGCGCGTATTGCCGGTGCCGCGCGCATGGTCAATGCGATTCCGGCCGTCTATGCCGCGAAGCCAGGGTTGTTGTCGGCCTTAGACCTTCCGATCATTACCGGTGTCGGGCTGATGGGTGTCGACCCCGGGCTTTCTCCGGACAGCCGTTGCGTGGGAGGTGAAACGAAATGA
- a CDS encoding helix-turn-helix domain-containing protein, which produces MSTVKSPPTQRVVDVITALADSPSASTLTELARACAITTSTCSLLLHDLEQRGWVHRREDRRYALGSGLLPVVHGLRRQHPLLDKGRDALLFLHEMLGAACSLSKIGSRNISVIDAVGHPSDAELDLGQRFPIDPPFGLVAMAWRDQPAVDQWLREVEPRLTRADIDQHVHVLADIRERGYGAWRFDNNHPGLHERLTAMLESVDSTSRLARQLTTLMTIVSLQSVTATLESELSTTEFVVLPIFGRDRQPEYQIQIHLGQNNALSLQHLNETLERVQARLVPAL; this is translated from the coding sequence ATGTCAACGGTCAAATCGCCACCCACGCAACGAGTCGTGGATGTCATTACCGCACTGGCTGATTCACCATCGGCTAGTACGCTGACCGAACTGGCGCGCGCCTGTGCGATCACGACGTCGACGTGCTCTTTGCTACTGCATGATCTGGAACAGCGCGGGTGGGTGCATAGACGCGAGGACCGGCGTTACGCCCTAGGGAGTGGACTACTCCCGGTGGTTCACGGCCTACGGCGGCAGCACCCGCTGCTAGACAAGGGCCGCGACGCATTGCTGTTCCTCCACGAGATGCTCGGCGCGGCATGTTCGTTGTCGAAGATCGGTTCACGGAACATCTCAGTGATCGATGCGGTGGGGCACCCCAGCGATGCCGAACTCGACCTCGGGCAGCGCTTTCCCATCGACCCTCCATTCGGATTGGTGGCCATGGCATGGCGCGACCAACCGGCCGTCGACCAGTGGCTGCGCGAGGTCGAACCGCGGCTGACACGCGCGGACATCGACCAGCACGTGCACGTACTCGCCGACATCCGAGAGCGCGGCTACGGCGCGTGGCGCTTCGACAACAATCATCCCGGGCTGCATGAACGGTTGACAGCGATGCTCGAGTCCGTCGACTCAACGTCTCGGCTCGCTCGACAGCTCACCACCCTCATGACCATCGTCAGCCTACAGTCGGTAACCGCGACCCTTGAAAGTGAGCTTTCGACAACGGAATTCGTCGTGCTGCCGATATTCGGGCGAGATCGCCAGCCTGAATATCAGATTCAAATCCATCTCGGGCAAAACAATGCACTCTCGCTCCAGCACCTGAACGAGACACTTGAGCGCGTGCAGGCCCGACTAGTGCCCGCACTGTGA
- the mnmA gene encoding tRNA 2-thiouridine(34) synthase MnmA, which translates to MRVLAAMSGGVDSSVAAARMVDAGHDVVGVHLALSAAPGTLRTGSRGCCSKEDAADARRVADMLGIPFYVWDFADRFKEDVIDDFVEAYAEGRTPNPCVKCNEKIKFAALADRAIALGFDAVATGHYARLQDGRLRRAVDADKDQSYVLGVLTPQQLGRALFPVGDSPKPDIRAEAEQRGLLVANKPDSHDICFIPSGDTQAFLGARIGVRRGNVVDADGSVLATHAGVHEFTIGQRKGLGLVGPAADGRPRYVTSIDADTATVRVGTVEDLEIWEFGGEPVVWTSGQVPAGPIECQVQVRAHGSVVDAVVEPGAERIQVRLRTALRGVAPGQTVVLYRPDAEGDEVLGSAVITR; encoded by the coding sequence ATGAGGGTGCTGGCCGCCATGAGCGGGGGAGTGGACTCCTCGGTTGCGGCTGCGCGCATGGTGGATGCCGGACACGATGTCGTCGGTGTGCACCTGGCGCTGTCGGCGGCACCCGGCACACTGCGCACCGGATCGCGGGGATGCTGCTCGAAAGAGGATGCCGCCGATGCCCGCCGCGTTGCCGACATGCTCGGAATCCCCTTCTATGTATGGGATTTCGCCGATCGATTCAAAGAAGACGTCATCGACGACTTCGTCGAGGCCTACGCCGAGGGGCGCACCCCCAATCCGTGTGTGAAGTGCAACGAGAAGATCAAGTTCGCGGCGCTGGCCGACCGCGCCATCGCGCTGGGCTTCGATGCCGTGGCCACCGGTCACTACGCGCGGTTGCAGGACGGCAGGCTGCGCCGTGCGGTCGACGCGGACAAGGACCAGTCCTATGTGCTCGGAGTGCTCACACCGCAGCAGCTGGGCCGCGCGCTGTTCCCCGTGGGCGATAGTCCCAAGCCCGATATCCGCGCCGAGGCCGAGCAGCGCGGACTGCTGGTCGCGAACAAGCCCGACAGCCATGACATCTGCTTCATTCCTTCCGGAGACACCCAGGCTTTCCTCGGTGCGCGCATCGGCGTGCGTCGCGGGAATGTGGTGGACGCCGACGGCAGCGTGTTGGCCACCCATGCGGGGGTACACGAGTTCACCATCGGTCAGCGCAAGGGGCTCGGGTTGGTAGGCCCTGCCGCCGACGGCCGTCCCCGATACGTCACATCGATCGATGCCGACACTGCCACCGTTCGAGTGGGAACCGTTGAGGATCTAGAGATTTGGGAATTCGGAGGAGAGCCGGTGGTGTGGACCTCGGGGCAGGTACCGGCCGGGCCCATCGAGTGCCAGGTTCAGGTTCGGGCGCACGGTTCGGTGGTCGACGCGGTTGTCGAACCGGGAGCCGAGCGGATTCAGGTCCGGCTGCGTACCGCCCTGCGCGGTGTGGCGCCCGGGCAGACGGTAGTGCTGTACCGGCCAGACGCCGAGGGTGACGAGGTTCTCGGCAGCGCCGTCATCACCCGGTGA
- a CDS encoding limonene-1,2-epoxide hydrolase family protein, whose protein sequence is MTTNDEIVREFCGLWASMDVEQMITFFTDDAVYHNIPMEPAVGREAIATLLNGWAAVLDGIDFQIHQQVSAGKVVMNERTDTMRVNGAAVPLPVMGIFELVDGKIRVWRDYFDMGEMTKAFQAASA, encoded by the coding sequence ATGACAACCAATGACGAGATCGTTCGTGAGTTCTGTGGCCTATGGGCATCGATGGACGTAGAGCAGATGATTACGTTCTTCACCGATGACGCTGTCTACCACAATATTCCGATGGAGCCGGCGGTCGGTAGGGAAGCAATCGCGACCCTCCTGAATGGATGGGCCGCGGTGCTCGATGGCATAGATTTTCAGATCCATCAGCAGGTCTCTGCGGGGAAGGTGGTGATGAACGAACGTACCGACACGATGCGTGTCAACGGTGCGGCGGTGCCGCTACCGGTGATGGGAATCTTCGAGCTCGTCGACGGAAAGATCCGGGTATGGCGTGACTATTTCGATATGGGTGAGATGACGAAGGCGTTCCAGGCGGCGTCCGCCTGA
- a CDS encoding acyl-ACP desaturase, producing MPQKEYTDLELLHELEPVVEENTHRHLGVFKEWNPHDYIPWSEGKNYKALGGQDWDPEQCKLSELAKVAMVTNLLTEDNLPAYHREIAMNFTMDGPWGTWVNRWTAEEQRHSIAIRDYLVVTRSVDPVELEKLRVEQMTRGFSPGQNRQGGDHMFADSLFDSVAYVSFQELATRVSHRNTGVACAEPIAQELLKHISNDENLHMIFYRNMVEAGLEIAPNQAVKSIHKVLDNFTMPGYTIPGFRRNAVTIATGGVYDPQSHLAEVVQPVLRKWRIFERDDINGEGEWYREDLHRIITGLKKTASDFEEVKTKYLERQARRAERMAAKV from the coding sequence GTGCCGCAGAAGGAATACACCGACCTCGAGCTCCTCCACGAGCTCGAACCCGTGGTGGAGGAGAACACTCATCGCCACCTCGGCGTGTTCAAAGAGTGGAACCCGCACGACTACATCCCGTGGTCCGAGGGCAAGAACTACAAGGCACTGGGCGGGCAGGACTGGGATCCCGAGCAATGCAAACTCTCCGAGCTCGCCAAGGTTGCCATGGTCACCAACCTGCTCACCGAGGACAACCTGCCCGCATATCACCGCGAGATCGCCATGAACTTCACCATGGACGGACCATGGGGCACCTGGGTGAACCGGTGGACGGCAGAAGAACAGCGTCACAGCATCGCGATTCGTGACTATCTCGTCGTCACGCGGTCCGTCGATCCGGTGGAACTGGAGAAGCTGCGTGTCGAGCAGATGACCCGCGGGTTCTCCCCCGGACAGAACCGCCAGGGCGGCGACCACATGTTCGCCGACAGCCTGTTCGACTCGGTGGCCTATGTGTCATTTCAAGAGCTGGCCACCCGTGTTTCACACCGCAACACCGGCGTCGCCTGTGCCGAACCCATCGCGCAGGAACTCCTCAAACACATCTCCAATGACGAGAACCTGCACATGATCTTCTACCGCAACATGGTCGAGGCCGGTCTCGAGATCGCACCCAACCAGGCGGTGAAATCGATTCACAAGGTTCTCGACAACTTCACGATGCCCGGCTACACGATCCCCGGCTTCCGCCGTAACGCGGTCACCATCGCCACCGGCGGCGTGTACGACCCGCAATCACACCTTGCCGAGGTCGTCCAGCCGGTGCTGCGCAAGTGGCGCATCTTCGAGCGTGACGACATCAACGGCGAGGGCGAGTGGTACCGCGAAGACCTGCACCGCATCATCACCGGCCTCAAGAAGACCGCCAGCGATTTCGAAGAGGTCAAGACCAAGTACCTGGAGCGTCAGGCAAGGCGCGCCGAGCGGATGGCCGCCAAGGTGTAA
- a CDS encoding methionine synthase, translating into MWAKGTGLGSWPGLQVRAATEIVVAELSLPHLVELPARGVGADLIGRAAALLVDIALDVSPTGYRTTARPGAVVRRARGFLDEDMDALEEEWERGGHRGSERAVKVQGPGPVTLAAQLELANGHRAITDPGAVRDLTASLAEGLAQHQATLSRRLGVPVLVQVDEPSLPAALDGRLSGTSMFSPVHPVDTATATALLDQCAAAVGGELVVHCCAADPPWELLRGADIRGVAVDAAYVADAQALDGLASVLDTGKVALLGVIPSLPPAVPISSDVLATSTAALADKLGFGRAVLRDRIGISAGCGLAGADLPWARRATELTRKVSDLIDADPDAL; encoded by the coding sequence ATGTGGGCGAAGGGAACTGGCCTCGGCTCTTGGCCGGGGTTACAGGTGCGAGCCGCGACCGAGATCGTGGTGGCCGAGCTATCGCTGCCTCACCTCGTGGAGCTGCCCGCGCGCGGAGTGGGCGCCGATCTGATCGGCCGGGCCGCGGCACTGCTGGTCGATATCGCCCTTGACGTCTCACCTACCGGTTACCGGACGACCGCCCGGCCCGGCGCGGTGGTCCGGCGCGCGCGAGGATTCCTGGACGAGGACATGGACGCACTCGAAGAGGAGTGGGAGCGTGGCGGGCATCGGGGGAGCGAACGCGCGGTGAAGGTGCAGGGTCCGGGGCCGGTGACGCTCGCCGCACAATTAGAACTCGCCAACGGTCATCGCGCGATCACCGACCCCGGAGCGGTGCGAGACCTGACGGCATCTCTGGCGGAAGGGCTTGCGCAGCATCAAGCCACGCTTTCTCGTCGACTCGGTGTTCCCGTACTGGTGCAGGTCGACGAACCCTCGCTGCCCGCCGCACTGGACGGCAGACTGTCTGGAACCAGCATGTTCTCACCGGTGCATCCCGTCGACACGGCGACGGCGACGGCTCTGTTGGACCAGTGCGCTGCCGCGGTGGGTGGTGAACTGGTGGTGCATTGCTGTGCGGCCGACCCTCCTTGGGAGCTCTTGCGGGGCGCCGATATTCGTGGGGTCGCGGTGGATGCCGCGTACGTGGCGGATGCGCAGGCACTCGATGGGCTGGCTTCGGTGCTGGACACGGGCAAGGTGGCGCTACTCGGTGTGATTCCCTCCCTTCCGCCCGCCGTGCCCATCTCATCGGACGTGCTGGCGACCAGTACCGCGGCGCTCGCCGACAAACTGGGCTTCGGGCGCGCGGTGCTGCGGGATCGCATCGGCATCAGTGCCGGGTGCGGCCTTGCCGGAGCCGATCTCCCGTGGGCGCGCAGGGCAACCGAATTGACGCGCAAGGTCAGCGATCTGATCGATGCCGACCCGGACGCGCTGTGA
- a CDS encoding SGNH/GDSL hydrolase family protein: MRAVKTLSTVFGIATMFAATVTGAAIASAEPVAGAQLVAIGDSFMAAGSNAAGITGPVGTACNQATDNVAHLVATSFPQMTFADYSCVGALSTDVYTPSTRGPQNTGLSPATKVAIVSIGGNDAGFEQIATDCLFALSCPPEKKAQFSANVASVGPKLTGAYAAIRQAAPNARVFTVGYLPILPPDAKGCLVGLINTQETITFLNGLQRQLNDTIVSESSKAGFTPVIPATSSDHSVCASDFQRYVSMTGTGVGDEGIPMHPTAPGRQYVAERIAIAMRSAGIPSAS, translated from the coding sequence ATGCGCGCGGTCAAGACGCTCTCGACGGTGTTCGGCATCGCCACGATGTTCGCGGCGACTGTCACCGGCGCTGCGATCGCGTCGGCCGAACCGGTGGCAGGCGCCCAGTTGGTCGCGATCGGAGATTCGTTCATGGCGGCGGGTTCTAACGCCGCCGGTATCACCGGCCCGGTCGGCACCGCCTGCAACCAGGCGACCGACAATGTCGCGCATCTGGTCGCCACGTCATTCCCGCAGATGACATTCGCCGACTACTCCTGTGTCGGCGCGCTCTCCACCGACGTCTACACACCCTCCACACGCGGCCCGCAGAACACGGGACTGTCCCCGGCCACCAAGGTCGCGATCGTCTCCATCGGCGGCAACGACGCCGGATTCGAGCAGATCGCCACCGACTGCCTGTTCGCGCTGAGCTGCCCGCCGGAGAAGAAGGCGCAATTCAGCGCCAACGTCGCCTCGGTGGGTCCGAAACTCACGGGCGCGTACGCCGCCATCCGTCAGGCGGCCCCGAACGCGCGCGTGTTCACGGTGGGCTACCTGCCCATCCTTCCGCCGGACGCCAAGGGATGTCTGGTCGGCCTGATCAACACGCAAGAGACCATCACCTTCCTTAATGGTCTGCAACGTCAGCTCAACGACACGATCGTCTCCGAATCCTCGAAGGCGGGGTTCACCCCTGTCATCCCGGCGACCAGTAGCGACCACAGCGTGTGCGCATCCGATTTCCAGCGCTACGTGTCGATGACGGGTACCGGCGTAGGCGATGAGGGAATTCCGATGCACCCGACCGCACCGGGACGGCAGTATGTCGCCGAACGCATCGCGATCGCCATGCGTTCAGCGGGAATTCCGTCGGCTTCCTGA
- a CDS encoding cysteine desulfurase family protein: MSAARTPAEGAVYLDHAATTPMRPAAIEAMAATMAQTGNAASLHGSGRDARRRVEESRESIAAALGARPSEVIFTAGGTESDNLAIKGIYWARRDADARRTRVIAGAVEHHAVLDAVQWLADHEGADVTWLPVDDAGTVTAAALRAALADHDDVALITVMWANNEVGTINPICELASIAAEFDIPMHSDAIGAVGQLDIDFALSGLSAMSVAAHKFGGPMGVGALLLRRETACVPLLHGGGHERDIRSGTPDTAAIVAMSTALVEAVSERCEGSATLKKLRDELIDQVLTQIEGSVLNGAVGNGRLPGNAHFTFAGCEGDSLLMLLDANGIECSTGSACTAGVARPSHVLIEMGIDPQAARGSLRFSFGHTSVASDVARAVEALQVAVPRARAAALASAGGRS, from the coding sequence ATGTCTGCTGCTCGAACCCCAGCTGAAGGTGCGGTCTACCTGGACCATGCCGCAACCACCCCGATGCGCCCCGCCGCCATCGAGGCGATGGCGGCCACCATGGCCCAGACCGGGAACGCCGCCTCGCTGCACGGGTCCGGGCGTGATGCCCGGCGCCGGGTCGAGGAATCGCGGGAGTCGATCGCCGCGGCCCTGGGCGCCCGACCGTCCGAGGTGATCTTCACCGCCGGCGGTACCGAAAGCGACAATCTCGCCATCAAGGGCATCTACTGGGCACGTCGCGATGCCGATGCGCGACGTACTCGCGTCATCGCCGGCGCCGTCGAGCATCATGCGGTCCTCGACGCGGTGCAGTGGCTCGCCGATCACGAGGGAGCTGACGTGACGTGGCTGCCGGTGGATGATGCCGGCACCGTCACGGCCGCGGCACTGCGCGCGGCCCTCGCCGACCACGACGACGTCGCACTCATCACGGTGATGTGGGCCAACAACGAGGTCGGCACCATCAACCCCATTTGCGAGTTGGCTTCCATCGCTGCCGAGTTCGATATTCCGATGCATAGCGATGCCATCGGTGCGGTCGGCCAGCTCGATATCGATTTCGCCCTCAGCGGACTGTCGGCGATGAGTGTGGCCGCACACAAGTTCGGCGGCCCGATGGGGGTCGGTGCACTGCTCCTGCGGCGTGAAACCGCTTGTGTTCCATTGCTTCACGGTGGTGGCCACGAACGTGACATCCGTTCGGGCACGCCCGACACGGCGGCGATCGTGGCGATGTCGACCGCGCTTGTCGAGGCCGTCTCCGAACGGTGTGAGGGTTCCGCGACACTGAAAAAGCTTCGGGACGAGCTGATCGATCAGGTGCTGACCCAGATCGAGGGTTCCGTGCTCAACGGTGCTGTCGGAAACGGCAGATTGCCCGGGAACGCGCATTTCACCTTTGCCGGATGCGAGGGCGATTCGCTGCTGATGTTGCTGGACGCCAACGGCATCGAGTGTTCCACCGGCTCGGCGTGCACGGCGGGGGTCGCGCGGCCCTCGCATGTGCTCATCGAGATGGGTATCGACCCCCAAGCCGCGCGTGGATCGCTGCGATTCAGCTTCGGCCACACCTCCGTGGCCTCGGATGTGGCCCGTGCTGTCGAGGCGCTGCAGGTCGCTGTTCCGCGCGCCCGGGCCGCTGCCCTGGCCAGCGCCGGAGGCCGGTCATGA